One window from the genome of Rhodococcus sp. ABRD24 encodes:
- a CDS encoding carboxyl transferase domain-containing protein, translating into MTVLAPATHSEASTDPRDPLTRLANLFDAGTVVPLHPRDKSGVLAASGEIDGVRTIAYCSDATVMGGAMGVEGCEHIVAAIDTAIAEKAPVVGLWHSGGARLAEGVEALHAVGLVFEAMVRASGLVPQISVVLGFAAGGAAYGPALTDVVIMAPEGRVFVTGPDVVKSVTGEQVDMASLGGPDTHTKKSGVAHIAASDENDAYHRARRLVSMFCEQGQFDLAAAAHGDTDLRALMPESAKRAYDVRPIVHELLDNVEGESSFEELQGNWARSIVTGVGRLGGRTVGVIANNPLRLGGCLNSESAEKSARFVRLCDAFGIPLVVIVDVPGYLPGVSQEWDGVVRRGAKLLHAFAEATVPRVTLVTRKIYGGAYIAMNSRALGATAVYAWPESEVAVMGAKAAVGILHKRALAAAPEEEREALHDRLAAEHEAIAGGVGRAISIGVVDETIDPAKTRSVITAALAAAPANRGRHKNIPL; encoded by the coding sequence ATGACTGTCTTGGCCCCAGCGACGCACTCCGAAGCATCGACCGACCCACGCGATCCGCTCACGCGCCTCGCTAATCTCTTCGATGCCGGTACCGTCGTTCCCCTACATCCCCGCGACAAGTCCGGTGTGCTCGCTGCATCGGGTGAGATCGACGGCGTTCGCACCATCGCCTACTGCTCCGACGCCACCGTCATGGGCGGCGCCATGGGTGTCGAAGGCTGTGAGCACATCGTCGCTGCCATCGACACCGCCATAGCCGAGAAGGCACCTGTCGTCGGCCTGTGGCATTCCGGCGGCGCACGCCTGGCCGAGGGCGTCGAAGCCCTCCATGCTGTCGGTCTGGTCTTCGAGGCAATGGTCCGCGCGTCCGGGCTGGTCCCGCAGATCTCCGTCGTACTCGGCTTCGCTGCCGGCGGCGCCGCCTACGGCCCCGCACTCACCGACGTCGTGATCATGGCCCCCGAGGGCCGTGTGTTCGTCACCGGTCCCGACGTCGTCAAGAGCGTGACCGGCGAGCAGGTCGACATGGCCTCCCTCGGCGGTCCGGACACCCACACCAAGAAGTCCGGCGTCGCGCACATCGCTGCCAGTGACGAGAACGACGCCTATCACCGCGCTCGCCGCCTGGTGTCGATGTTCTGCGAGCAGGGACAGTTCGACCTCGCTGCCGCAGCGCACGGCGATACCGACCTGCGCGCGCTGATGCCAGAGTCGGCCAAGCGCGCATACGACGTGCGCCCGATCGTGCACGAGCTGCTCGACAACGTCGAAGGCGAGTCGAGCTTCGAAGAGCTGCAAGGCAACTGGGCTCGCAGCATCGTCACCGGTGTGGGCCGCCTCGGCGGCCGTACTGTCGGCGTCATCGCGAACAACCCGCTACGCCTCGGCGGCTGCCTCAACTCTGAGAGCGCCGAGAAGTCCGCTCGCTTCGTCCGACTTTGCGACGCATTCGGCATCCCCCTCGTCGTGATCGTCGACGTCCCCGGCTACCTGCCCGGCGTCAGCCAGGAGTGGGACGGCGTGGTACGCCGCGGCGCGAAGCTGCTGCACGCGTTCGCCGAAGCCACCGTTCCTCGCGTCACACTGGTCACCCGCAAGATCTACGGCGGTGCCTACATCGCAATGAACTCGCGGGCACTGGGCGCCACCGCGGTCTACGCGTGGCCCGAGTCCGAGGTCGCGGTGATGGGTGCGAAGGCTGCCGTCGGCATCCTGCACAAGCGCGCCCTGGCAGCCGCACCGGAGGAGGAGCGCGAGGCACTGCACGATCGCCTGGCCGCCGAGCACGAGGCGATCGCCGGCGGCGTCGGCCGTGCGATCTCGATCGGTGTCGTCGACGAGACAATCGATCCCGCCAAGACGCGCAGCGTCATCACAGCGGCCCTCGCCGCGGCCCCGGCCAACCGCGGAAGGCACAAGAACATCCCGCTGTAA
- a CDS encoding DUF3145 domain-containing protein: MRSLNQFADATTGVIYVHSSPAALCPHVEWALTAILDAHANLRWTAQPASAGTLRATCDWVGPVGTGSRLAGALRAWPLLYFEVTEDPSQGVDGERFSHVPGLGLWRGSTSANGDIVVGEMRLRTMLAQGSGDLAVAVEHALGTRWDEALEPYRSGGEGAEVTWLRRDVG, from the coding sequence GTGCGCTCGTTGAACCAGTTTGCGGATGCGACGACTGGAGTGATCTACGTCCACTCGTCGCCGGCTGCGCTGTGTCCGCACGTCGAGTGGGCACTGACCGCGATTCTCGACGCCCACGCCAATCTTCGCTGGACGGCCCAGCCCGCTTCCGCTGGCACACTTCGCGCAACTTGTGACTGGGTGGGCCCCGTCGGCACCGGTTCTCGGCTCGCTGGCGCCTTGCGAGCCTGGCCCTTGCTGTACTTCGAGGTCACCGAGGATCCGAGTCAGGGCGTCGACGGCGAGCGATTCAGCCACGTACCCGGGCTCGGTCTGTGGCGGGGATCGACGAGCGCCAACGGTGACATCGTGGTCGGCGAGATGCGGCTGCGAACCATGCTGGCGCAGGGGAGTGGGGATCTCGCGGTGGCTGTCGAGCACGCACTGGGCACGCGGTGGGACGAGGCTCTCGAGCCGTACCGCAGCGGCGGTGAGGGCGCAGAAGTGACCTGGTTGCGCCGCGACGTGGGCTGA
- a CDS encoding serine hydrolase domain-containing protein — translation MQTLDRIGQWPVDNASAAVVRDGGRGVSRFGDQQRVYPLASVTKLLCAYAALVAVEEGAIELDQPAGPPGATVRHLLAHASGLAFAERTVQAEAGTKRIYSSAGFEVLAEVVETETGIGFADYVAEAVFVPLGMANAALVGPAGHGAQASTADLSAFATELLRPTLISPQTHTEATSVQFPGLAGLLPGYGAQRPNDWGLGFEIRDGKNPHWTGTRNSPVTYGHFGQSGTFLWVDPRADAACVVLTDHAFGDWAKPLWPELSDGVVDELRS, via the coding sequence GTGCAGACTCTCGATCGGATCGGGCAATGGCCGGTGGACAACGCCTCGGCGGCCGTCGTACGCGACGGTGGCCGAGGCGTCAGTCGTTTCGGCGACCAGCAGCGGGTGTATCCGCTGGCGTCGGTGACCAAGCTGCTGTGCGCCTACGCCGCACTCGTCGCCGTGGAGGAGGGCGCCATCGAACTGGACCAGCCCGCGGGTCCGCCCGGGGCCACAGTGCGGCACCTGCTGGCTCACGCGTCCGGACTGGCGTTCGCTGAGCGCACGGTACAGGCAGAAGCCGGTACCAAGCGGATCTACTCGAGCGCGGGGTTCGAGGTGCTGGCCGAGGTCGTCGAGACGGAGACGGGCATCGGGTTCGCCGACTACGTGGCCGAGGCCGTGTTCGTGCCGCTCGGGATGGCGAACGCCGCCCTTGTCGGGCCCGCCGGTCACGGCGCGCAGGCGAGCACAGCCGATCTCTCGGCATTTGCTACCGAACTGCTGCGGCCGACGCTGATCTCGCCGCAGACACACACCGAGGCCACCAGCGTGCAGTTCCCGGGCCTTGCCGGGTTGCTGCCAGGCTACGGAGCGCAGCGTCCCAACGACTGGGGTCTGGGCTTCGAGATTCGGGACGGCAAGAACCCGCATTGGACCGGCACCCGCAACTCGCCGGTCACTTACGGGCACTTCGGTCAGTCCGGAACCTTCCTCTGGGTCGACCCGAGGGCGGATGCGGCGTGCGTCGTACTCACCGACCACGCTTTCGGTGACTGGGCCAAGCCCCTGTGGCCGGAGCTCAGCGATGGCGTCGTCGACGAGTTGCGGAGCTGA
- a CDS encoding NDMA-dependent alcohol dehydrogenase, producing the protein MKTKGALLWGINEKWSIEEIELGDPVAGEVQIRMEAAGMCHSDHHIVTGATPMPSYPAMGGHEGAGVITKVGEGVKDLEVGDHVVLSFIPACGRCPSCSSGHSNLCDLGMGLLSGQAIADGTHRIQARGQNVIPMCLLGTFSPYMTVHESQAVKIEKDIPFELAALVGCGVPTGWGSATNVADVKAGDSVAIIGIGGVGMSALQGAVASGARHVFAIDPVPFKREQALKFGATHAFASMEEAIAPIMEITWGRMCQKTIITVGEMKGEYVDPALTLTAKNGRCVITAMGHMADMDVKLNSFLFAMLQKDLQGNIFGGCNARVDIPNLLNLYRAGLLNLEDMITNTYSLEQVNDGYRDMLDGKNIRGVVRYTEADW; encoded by the coding sequence ATGAAGACCAAGGGTGCGTTGCTGTGGGGCATCAACGAGAAGTGGTCGATCGAGGAGATCGAGCTCGGTGATCCGGTTGCCGGCGAGGTGCAGATCCGCATGGAAGCCGCCGGCATGTGCCACTCCGACCACCACATCGTCACCGGTGCGACGCCGATGCCGTCCTACCCTGCGATGGGTGGCCACGAGGGCGCGGGTGTGATCACCAAGGTCGGCGAGGGTGTCAAGGACCTCGAGGTGGGCGACCACGTCGTCCTCTCGTTCATCCCGGCCTGTGGTCGCTGCCCGTCGTGTTCGTCGGGCCATTCGAACCTGTGCGATCTGGGCATGGGGCTGCTCAGTGGTCAGGCGATCGCCGACGGTACCCACCGTATCCAGGCGCGCGGCCAGAATGTCATCCCGATGTGCCTGCTCGGCACCTTCTCGCCGTACATGACTGTGCACGAGTCCCAGGCGGTGAAGATCGAGAAGGACATTCCGTTCGAGCTTGCGGCGCTGGTGGGCTGCGGTGTCCCGACCGGATGGGGTTCGGCCACGAACGTCGCCGACGTCAAGGCCGGTGACTCGGTTGCCATCATCGGCATCGGCGGTGTCGGCATGAGCGCACTGCAGGGTGCCGTCGCATCGGGCGCACGCCACGTGTTCGCGATCGACCCGGTTCCGTTCAAGCGCGAGCAGGCACTCAAGTTCGGTGCCACACACGCCTTCGCCTCGATGGAGGAGGCGATCGCGCCGATCATGGAGATCACCTGGGGCCGGATGTGCCAGAAGACGATCATCACGGTCGGCGAGATGAAGGGCGAGTACGTCGACCCGGCCCTCACGCTGACTGCCAAGAACGGTCGCTGCGTCATCACCGCGATGGGCCACATGGCGGACATGGACGTCAAGCTCAACTCCTTCCTGTTCGCGATGCTGCAGAAGGACCTGCAGGGCAACATCTTCGGTGGCTGCAACGCCCGCGTGGACATCCCGAACCTGCTGAACCTGTACCGGGCCGGCCTGCTCAATCTCGAGGACATGATCACCAACACCTACTCGCTCGAGCAGGTCAACGACGGCTACCGGGACATGCTCGACGGCAAGAACATCCGTGGTGTCGTCCGCTACACCGAAGCGGACTGGTGA
- a CDS encoding putative immunity protein: MPTERDPIELSEQELRDIAGYAADCARRVLSLFEQNRPDDTRPRDAIDAARAFADGDRRTNALRRSAWGALEAAREATSPAAADAARAASHAAAAAFLHPLASAHQVKHILGSAAHAARAEELASGDERSAGAASLEWAGRHAPSAVTAVLGRLPAAPPGGGRVGELMRNLASSLRA, translated from the coding sequence GTGCCGACCGAGCGGGATCCGATCGAGCTGAGCGAACAGGAACTCCGCGACATCGCGGGCTACGCAGCTGATTGTGCGCGCAGGGTGCTCTCGCTCTTCGAACAGAATCGCCCTGACGACACGCGCCCTCGTGACGCTATCGATGCCGCACGAGCTTTCGCCGACGGGGACCGGAGGACGAACGCTCTGCGGCGGAGCGCGTGGGGGGCGCTCGAGGCGGCCCGAGAGGCCACGTCACCCGCGGCGGCCGACGCGGCGCGGGCGGCCAGTCACGCTGCCGCCGCCGCATTTCTGCACCCCTTGGCAAGTGCTCATCAGGTGAAACACATTCTCGGATCGGCCGCTCACGCGGCGCGAGCTGAAGAACTGGCGTCTGGAGACGAACGGAGCGCCGGCGCGGCGTCCCTCGAGTGGGCGGGCCGTCATGCGCCGTCAGCGGTCACCGCAGTGCTCGGCCGACTGCCCGCCGCGCCTCCCGGAGGAGGGCGCGTCGGCGAGCTCATGCGCAACCTCGCCTCGAGTCTCCGCGCCTGA
- a CDS encoding major capsid protein: MTYSLLPDLQGRRLTVDVALQQPTILRNRIAELADPQLVLDKFFTSSGQKVEGGGILFSIIKASDFYTANDVEKRGPGREYAVVEGVDLEPKLATVDDWGGKFQILDEQINRNDVSYIDQQTTQLTNTIVRKLNDAALAAIEEHIGAENTLAGHNWSNVVTVGPEADLTPNSERPSADLSAAQLAATMQELGVVHDLLVMHPTQEHALNVAYGDKLAAMLESAGVSKFVTPRVQPGVAYALKKSEAGVVGFETPLTVESYDDRATRSKWVQAYAVPAFAVEKPYAVKKLTGLAG; encoded by the coding sequence ATGACCTACTCGCTGCTCCCCGACCTGCAGGGCCGCCGCCTCACCGTCGACGTCGCCCTCCAGCAGCCCACCATCCTGCGAAACAGGATCGCCGAGCTTGCCGACCCTCAGCTCGTTCTCGACAAGTTCTTCACCAGCTCCGGCCAGAAGGTCGAAGGCGGCGGCATCCTCTTCTCGATCATCAAGGCCAGCGACTTCTACACCGCGAACGATGTCGAGAAGCGCGGCCCCGGCCGCGAGTACGCCGTCGTCGAAGGCGTCGACCTCGAGCCCAAGCTCGCGACTGTCGACGACTGGGGCGGCAAGTTCCAGATCCTCGACGAGCAGATCAACCGCAACGACGTCTCGTACATCGACCAGCAGACCACCCAGCTGACGAACACGATCGTCCGCAAGCTCAACGACGCCGCCCTCGCCGCTATCGAGGAGCACATCGGCGCCGAGAACACCCTCGCCGGACACAACTGGTCGAACGTGGTCACGGTCGGCCCCGAGGCGGATCTGACCCCGAACTCGGAGCGCCCGTCCGCTGACCTGTCGGCCGCACAGCTCGCCGCGACCATGCAGGAACTCGGTGTCGTGCACGACCTGCTCGTGATGCACCCGACTCAGGAGCACGCCCTGAACGTCGCCTACGGGGACAAGCTCGCCGCCATGCTCGAGTCCGCCGGCGTCTCGAAGTTCGTCACCCCGCGCGTCCAGCCCGGTGTCGCGTACGCGCTCAAGAAGTCCGAAGCCGGTGTCGTCGGATTCGAGACCCCGCTGACCGTCGAGTCGTACGACGACCGCGCCACCCGATCCAAGTGGGTCCAGGCATACGCCGTCCCCGCCTTCGCCGTCGAAAAGCCCTACGCGGTCAAGAAGCTCACCGGACTGGCAGGCTGA
- a CDS encoding capsid cement protein has product MNQIDVYNPGRDLTAVATDAITAKRFVRISGNRSSSGNLSVAHATAGGRVAGVAADDAAKDAIALVVRGHSRVVKVTAGGSIAAFAEVEVGPDGKAITADTGHVVGYAVTAAIPGSDAHISLL; this is encoded by the coding sequence ATGAACCAGATCGACGTCTACAACCCCGGCCGCGACCTCACCGCCGTCGCGACCGACGCCATCACCGCCAAGCGGTTCGTCCGCATCAGCGGCAACCGCAGCTCGAGCGGGAACCTGTCCGTCGCCCACGCCACTGCCGGCGGCCGCGTCGCAGGCGTGGCAGCCGACGACGCAGCCAAGGACGCAATCGCGCTCGTCGTCCGCGGACACTCCCGCGTCGTGAAGGTGACCGCGGGCGGCTCCATCGCCGCGTTCGCCGAAGTCGAGGTCGGCCCGGACGGTAAGGCCATCACCGCCGACACCGGCCACGTCGTCGGCTACGCCGTCACCGCCGCCATCCCCGGCTCCGACGCCCACATCTCCCTGCTCTGA
- a CDS encoding helix-turn-helix domain-containing protein: MTDVRRLDGVYLSPEVAKDVADALAYCEDALIKTGRQWTPKMRRIQSDLVAACVSQTDASARKLAEQSASSPLLGHEFVDTITAAEVLGCSPANVRYLVRRGTLPGRRVGNRWLVSADAVHARTA; this comes from the coding sequence GTGACTGACGTCAGACGCCTCGACGGCGTGTACCTCTCACCGGAGGTCGCGAAGGACGTCGCGGACGCTCTGGCCTACTGCGAGGACGCTCTGATCAAGACCGGTCGGCAGTGGACACCGAAGATGCGACGGATTCAGTCGGACCTTGTTGCCGCGTGCGTAAGTCAAACTGACGCCAGCGCAAGGAAACTGGCAGAGCAGTCCGCAAGTTCGCCACTGTTGGGTCATGAGTTCGTCGACACCATCACCGCCGCCGAGGTTCTCGGGTGCTCTCCCGCGAACGTCCGCTATCTCGTCCGGCGGGGGACGCTACCCGGCCGCCGCGTCGGGAACCGCTGGCTCGTCTCCGCTGACGCCGTCCACGCTCGCACAGCCTGA
- a CDS encoding helix-turn-helix domain-containing protein, which produces MTAQPVDEWVEGPQPAATFEWQRIIRRLSDEAIQADRVKGSTVKLVAVMLATYADPDGSRVYPSDARLSRVCLLSLSSTNRAKNWLVANGFLQMSKQGNRYTGQANEYRLTLPVNLLELKLLNPNEDHAEGMA; this is translated from the coding sequence ATGACCGCCCAGCCAGTAGACGAGTGGGTTGAGGGGCCTCAGCCCGCGGCCACGTTCGAGTGGCAGCGAATCATTCGCCGCCTCTCAGACGAGGCCATTCAGGCCGATCGAGTGAAGGGTTCAACCGTCAAACTCGTCGCCGTCATGCTGGCTACCTACGCGGACCCTGATGGCAGTCGCGTCTATCCCAGTGATGCACGTCTGTCGCGCGTCTGTCTGCTCTCGCTCTCATCGACGAACCGCGCCAAGAACTGGCTTGTCGCGAATGGATTCCTGCAGATGTCGAAGCAGGGGAATCGATACACCGGGCAGGCGAACGAATACCGACTCACGCTCCCCGTGAACCTGCTCGAGCTGAAGCTGTTGAACCCCAATGAGGACCATGCCGAGGGGATGGCGTGA
- a CDS encoding helix-turn-helix domain-containing protein — MQTSEDYWLSREEVAGRIKLPVKTLAQWASQGKGPRFSKIGRFARYKMSDLIAWEDAQATRGGGD, encoded by the coding sequence ATGCAAACCAGCGAGGACTACTGGCTGAGTCGCGAAGAGGTTGCGGGTCGAATCAAGTTGCCGGTCAAAACCTTGGCCCAGTGGGCGAGTCAGGGGAAGGGGCCGCGTTTCTCGAAGATCGGCCGATTCGCCCGCTACAAGATGAGCGACCTCATCGCCTGGGAAGACGCCCAAGCAACTCGCGGCGGCGGCGACTGA